Proteins from a genomic interval of Rhizobium rhododendri:
- a CDS encoding ABC transporter substrate-binding protein, protein MKHSALVLMTLAALAGTSNLALAQKSDGVLTVATIGEPPTLDVMQTPTDIVLTIDQHIFETLYTYDAEWKSVPLLAAAMPTISEDGMTYRIPLREGVKFHDGSDFDAKDVTASLKRWMAINSKGKQVAAIIDSLVEDGDHAVIIKLKSRYAPLLATLSQACVIMPSEKVKDTLTDFIGTGPYELKERKPDQYTQLVRFDGYKSPQGTPSNYAGKREAIAKEIRFVPVPDANTRVEGLISGQFDYADSLPVSAYERVEKSGNAKPVIFKNAGWASMNMNMKQGLLVNKQLRQAVQAALNANDMMLAAFSDDRFFSVDGSIFPKGSFWHTEAGVARYGEGDQEAAGKLLKEAGYDGTPLRLMTSRQYEFHYKIGEVAKAYMEAAGFKVDLQVVDWATLTTRRADPKEWDIFITHSNFPGDPTTINTITDSYPGWYVSNQKTKAVAAYMDATTDDAKKKAWDGIQTAIYDDASLFKVGNFNAVSGLANGVSGYEPTYWPHFWNVNPKK, encoded by the coding sequence ATGAAACACAGTGCACTTGTTTTGATGACGCTTGCGGCATTGGCCGGTACGAGCAATCTGGCATTGGCTCAGAAAAGTGACGGCGTCTTGACCGTTGCCACGATCGGCGAGCCGCCGACGCTCGATGTCATGCAGACGCCGACCGATATCGTTCTGACCATCGACCAGCATATTTTCGAGACGCTCTATACCTATGACGCAGAATGGAAGTCGGTTCCGCTGCTCGCCGCTGCCATGCCGACGATTTCCGAAGACGGCATGACCTACAGGATCCCGCTGCGCGAAGGCGTGAAGTTTCACGACGGCAGCGACTTCGACGCCAAGGACGTGACCGCCTCGCTAAAGCGGTGGATGGCGATCAATTCGAAGGGCAAGCAGGTTGCCGCCATCATCGACAGCCTTGTAGAAGACGGTGATCATGCCGTCATCATCAAGCTGAAATCGCGTTATGCGCCGCTGCTGGCCACTCTGTCGCAGGCCTGCGTGATCATGCCCTCCGAAAAGGTCAAGGATACGCTCACCGATTTCATCGGTACCGGCCCTTACGAACTGAAGGAGCGCAAGCCCGACCAGTACACCCAGCTCGTCCGCTTCGACGGCTACAAGTCGCCGCAGGGCACGCCGAGCAACTATGCCGGCAAGCGAGAGGCGATCGCCAAGGAAATCCGGTTCGTTCCTGTTCCAGATGCCAACACTCGCGTCGAAGGCCTGATTTCCGGGCAGTTCGATTATGCGGATTCGTTGCCTGTCAGCGCCTACGAGCGTGTCGAAAAGAGCGGCAACGCCAAACCCGTGATCTTCAAGAATGCCGGCTGGGCTTCGATGAACATGAATATGAAGCAGGGCCTTCTGGTCAATAAGCAGCTGCGTCAGGCGGTGCAAGCAGCCCTCAACGCCAATGACATGATGCTGGCCGCCTTCTCCGATGACCGCTTCTTCAGCGTCGATGGCTCGATTTTCCCGAAGGGCTCCTTCTGGCACACCGAAGCCGGCGTTGCCCGGTACGGAGAAGGCGATCAGGAAGCCGCTGGCAAGCTTCTAAAGGAAGCCGGCTATGACGGCACGCCGCTACGCCTCATGACCAGCCGCCAGTACGAATTCCACTACAAAATCGGCGAAGTCGCCAAGGCCTATATGGAAGCTGCCGGTTTCAAGGTCGACCTGCAGGTTGTCGACTGGGCAACGCTGACCACCCGGCGCGCCGATCCAAAGGAGTGGGACATCTTCATCACCCATTCCAACTTTCCGGGCGACCCTACCACGATCAACACCATCACCGACAGCTATCCGGGCTGGTACGTTTCCAACCAGAAGACAAAGGCTGTTGCAGCTTACATGGATGCAACCACCGATGATGCCAAGAAGAAGGCCTGGGACGGTATCCAGACAGCCATCTATGATGACGCCTCGCTCTTTAAAGTCGGCAACTTCAATGCGGTTTCCGGTCTCGCAAACGGCGTTTCCGGATACGAGCCAACCTACTGGCCGCATTTCTGGAACGTCAATCCGAAGAAGTAG
- a CDS encoding ABC transporter permease, with protein sequence MAQALLTRLGGMAVVLALVVAVVFIIVRVTPGDPAAVMLGSDATPADIAQLRTKMGLDAPMIVQYGQFVLGILHGDLGQSIFLNQPVTTALASRAEPTFFLTLFSILIAVGIALPVGILSAVKRGTIFDQIVVTLTMVAASVPSFWLGLMLIQIFAVGQGCFPASGYGGPETPFLERLHHLVLPAVALGIVNSALITRFTRAAMLDVLGEDYVRTARAKGAGEGRVVLKHALKNAMIPIITVIGLSVAMLVAGAVVTETVFGLPGVGNLVVSAVLRRDYPVIQGALLTVAAIYVLINFIVDMLYIVVDPRVRL encoded by the coding sequence ATCGCACAGGCACTTTTAACACGGTTGGGGGGCATGGCCGTCGTGCTCGCCCTCGTCGTAGCGGTGGTCTTCATCATCGTTCGCGTGACGCCTGGCGATCCGGCCGCAGTCATGCTGGGGTCGGATGCGACCCCTGCGGACATCGCCCAGCTGCGCACCAAGATGGGGCTCGATGCACCGATGATCGTCCAGTATGGCCAGTTCGTGTTGGGCATACTGCATGGTGACCTCGGCCAGTCGATCTTCCTGAATCAGCCGGTGACGACGGCACTTGCCTCGCGTGCCGAGCCGACTTTCTTCCTGACGCTTTTCTCAATCCTGATCGCGGTCGGCATAGCCTTGCCTGTCGGCATCCTGTCGGCGGTCAAGCGCGGAACGATCTTCGACCAGATCGTCGTCACGCTCACCATGGTTGCGGCCAGCGTGCCAAGCTTCTGGCTCGGGCTGATGCTCATCCAGATCTTCGCCGTCGGTCAGGGCTGCTTCCCGGCCTCCGGCTACGGCGGCCCCGAGACACCCTTTCTCGAACGGCTGCATCATCTCGTGCTGCCGGCTGTCGCACTCGGCATCGTCAATTCGGCGCTGATCACCCGCTTCACCCGCGCTGCCATGCTTGATGTCCTCGGTGAGGATTATGTCCGCACCGCCCGGGCCAAGGGCGCCGGGGAAGGTCGCGTTGTCCTCAAGCACGCGTTGAAAAACGCGATGATACCGATCATCACCGTCATCGGCCTGTCGGTCGCCATGCTGGTCGCCGGTGCGGTTGTCACGGAGACCGTCTTTGGTCTGCCTGGCGTCGGCAATCTCGTGGTCTCGGCTGTCCTGCGCCGCGACTATCCGGTCATTCAGGGCGCGTTGCTCACAGTCGCCGCCATTTACGTTCTCATCAATTTCATCGTCGACATGCTCTATATCGTCGTCGATCCACGGGTGCGCCTATGA
- a CDS encoding ABC transporter permease, whose amino-acid sequence MITMASVSMPLSSGLRRLLGNRAMLFGAIILVVVVFAALLAPFVAPYAPNKLSIVNKLKPPSMVHFFGTDEFGRDIFSRAIFAGRISLLVSLGVVFISTVLGVILGVAAGFFRGLDAPISRLLDAMMSFPDILLAIALVAALGPSLTTVILALGITYAPRLARIIRGSTLVLRELPYIEAAVAMGLPTWQILVRHVLLNLASPILVQSTFVFASAMLAEASLSFLGVGVSTDMPTWGTMLASGREYMNNAPWLMVFPGLAIVFCVLSLQLLGDGLRDLVDPRLAKES is encoded by the coding sequence ATGATCACCATGGCTTCCGTCTCCATGCCCTTGTCCTCCGGCCTACGCCGCCTGCTCGGCAACCGAGCCATGCTTTTCGGCGCAATCATTCTGGTCGTCGTCGTCTTCGCAGCGCTGCTGGCCCCCTTTGTCGCGCCCTATGCGCCGAACAAACTGTCGATTGTCAACAAGCTGAAGCCGCCATCCATGGTCCACTTTTTTGGAACCGACGAATTCGGCCGTGATATCTTTTCCCGCGCCATCTTTGCGGGCCGCATCTCGCTTCTGGTCAGCCTCGGCGTCGTCTTCATCTCGACCGTGCTCGGGGTGATCCTCGGCGTTGCGGCCGGGTTCTTTCGCGGCCTCGATGCGCCGATCTCTCGCCTGCTGGATGCAATGATGTCCTTCCCGGACATCCTGCTGGCGATCGCGCTCGTTGCAGCGCTCGGGCCGTCGCTCACCACCGTCATCCTGGCGCTTGGCATCACCTATGCGCCACGCCTGGCCCGCATTATCCGTGGCTCGACGCTGGTCCTGCGTGAACTGCCCTATATCGAGGCAGCCGTCGCCATGGGGCTCCCAACCTGGCAGATCCTTGTCCGTCACGTGCTGCTCAATCTGGCCTCGCCCATCCTCGTGCAGTCGACCTTCGTCTTTGCCTCGGCGATGCTCGCGGAGGCAAGCCTCTCCTTCCTCGGCGTCGGCGTTTCCACCGACATGCCGACCTGGGGCACGATGCTGGCGTCGGGGCGCGAATATATGAACAACGCACCGTGGCTGATGGTTTTTCCGGGCCTTGCCATCGTCTTCTGCGTTCTCTCCCTGCAATTGCTTGGCGACGGCCTGCGCGATCTTGTCGATCCGCGTCTCGCCAAGGAAAGCTGA
- a CDS encoding ABC transporter ATP-binding protein, with amino-acid sequence MTDATTNKPVLAVESLTTSFKTPEGWKAVIRNISLHVDAGETVAIVGESGSGKSVTALSTMRLLPAGRARTEGRILLDGKDLLAASEAEMRKVRGGSIGMIFQEPMTSLNPVFTIGNQIAEALVLHRGLSWAQAEAETVRLMERVRIPAAKARLHEYPHKFSGGMRQRVMIAMALACRPKLLIADEPTTALDVTIQAEILHLLRELQQDENMGVLFITHDMGVVAEIADRTVVMFRGDTIETGPTQEIFAAPKALYTKSLLASIPRLGTMGAAVAPKRFPEVDASTGVANDGREMSAVALGVEPILKVDRLSVRFDLPTGRVHAVEDVSFDLRPGETLSLVGESGCGKSTTGRAIIRLINPSEGSIVIGGQDVTKAGTRELRTMRRTSQMIFQDPFASLNPRLTVGSAIAEPILAHGLMGRRDAKERVVELLEQVGLSAAMAERHPHEFSGGQRQRISIARALALDPKFIVADEAVSALDVSVKAQVSNLLLDLQEKHGLAYLFISHDMAVVERMSHRVAVMFLGEIVEIGPRAAIFDNPQHPYTRRLISAVPIPDPARRGRTVPPSTEEIRSPIRPFDYVPPKRIFREVSPGHFIQDSH; translated from the coding sequence ATGACCGACGCGACCACAAACAAGCCGGTCCTTGCAGTCGAGAGCCTGACGACCTCTTTCAAGACACCGGAAGGCTGGAAGGCCGTCATCCGCAATATCAGCCTGCATGTCGATGCCGGCGAGACGGTCGCGATCGTTGGCGAGAGCGGCTCGGGCAAGAGTGTCACCGCGCTATCGACAATGCGGCTTCTACCGGCCGGTCGGGCACGCACTGAAGGCCGTATTCTTCTCGATGGCAAGGACCTGCTTGCTGCAAGCGAAGCCGAGATGCGCAAAGTGCGCGGCGGCTCGATCGGCATGATTTTCCAGGAACCGATGACGTCGCTCAATCCGGTCTTTACCATCGGCAACCAGATCGCGGAAGCGCTGGTCCTGCATCGCGGCCTGTCCTGGGCACAAGCCGAGGCCGAGACCGTGCGGCTGATGGAGCGGGTGCGGATCCCGGCGGCAAAGGCACGCCTCCACGAATATCCACACAAGTTCTCCGGCGGCATGCGCCAGCGCGTGATGATCGCCATGGCGCTTGCCTGTCGCCCGAAGCTTCTGATCGCCGACGAACCGACAACCGCGCTCGACGTTACGATCCAGGCTGAAATCCTTCATCTGCTGCGCGAATTGCAGCAGGACGAAAACATGGGCGTGTTGTTCATCACCCATGACATGGGTGTTGTGGCGGAAATCGCTGACCGTACCGTTGTGATGTTTCGCGGCGACACGATCGAGACAGGGCCGACGCAGGAGATCTTCGCCGCTCCCAAGGCGCTTTACACCAAGTCGCTGCTCGCCTCGATCCCGCGTCTCGGCACCATGGGAGCCGCGGTCGCGCCAAAGCGTTTCCCGGAGGTCGATGCGTCGACCGGCGTGGCAAACGATGGCCGCGAGATGTCTGCCGTTGCGTTGGGCGTCGAGCCGATCCTCAAGGTCGATCGTCTGTCCGTCCGCTTCGACCTGCCGACCGGCCGCGTCCATGCGGTCGAAGACGTGTCCTTCGATCTTCGCCCTGGCGAAACGCTGTCGCTGGTGGGCGAATCCGGCTGTGGCAAGTCGACGACCGGCCGTGCCATCATCCGGCTTATCAATCCGTCCGAAGGCTCGATCGTCATCGGCGGCCAGGATGTGACGAAAGCCGGCACAAGGGAGCTGCGCACCATGCGTCGCACCTCGCAGATGATCTTTCAGGACCCCTTTGCCTCGCTCAATCCGCGCCTCACCGTCGGTTCGGCGATTGCTGAACCGATCCTCGCCCATGGGCTGATGGGACGGCGGGATGCCAAGGAGCGCGTCGTCGAACTGCTGGAACAGGTCGGACTGTCGGCGGCGATGGCGGAGCGCCACCCGCATGAATTTTCCGGCGGCCAGCGGCAGCGCATCTCGATTGCCCGTGCCTTGGCACTCGATCCGAAATTCATCGTCGCAGACGAAGCTGTCTCGGCGCTCGACGTTTCAGTTAAGGCACAGGTTTCCAACCTCCTGCTCGACTTGCAGGAAAAGCATGGTCTTGCCTATCTCTTCATCAGCCATGATATGGCCGTCGTCGAGCGGATGAGCCATCGCGTCGCGGTGATGTTCCTCGGCGAAATCGTTGAGATCGGTCCGCGGGCGGCAATTTTCGACAACCCGCAACATCCTTATACCCGCCGTCTGATCTCTGCGGTGCCTATTCCCGATCCGGCACGCCGCGGCCGGACTGTACCACCTTCGACTGAAGAGATCAGAAGCCCTATCCGTCCATTCGATTACGTTCCGCCGAAGCGCATTTTTCGGGAAGTCTCGCCCGGCCATTTCATCCAGGATTCGCACTGA
- a CDS encoding RidA family protein, protein MTSNKIIRYDIADAQAGGQSRPFAKAVRAGDFIYISGQVPTIDGEVVVGNIAVQTEQVVANIKSVLALADCTLEHVVKVNVWLDDARDFSSFNAVFQKHFIDHPPARSTVQSPMMVDVKVEMDVIAYNPLD, encoded by the coding sequence ATGACAAGCAACAAGATCATTCGTTACGATATCGCCGACGCCCAGGCAGGCGGCCAGAGCCGACCTTTCGCCAAGGCCGTGCGCGCGGGCGATTTCATCTACATCTCCGGTCAGGTGCCAACCATCGATGGCGAGGTCGTAGTCGGCAATATTGCTGTTCAAACCGAACAGGTGGTCGCCAATATCAAGTCCGTCCTGGCGCTCGCCGACTGCACGCTCGAACATGTGGTCAAGGTTAATGTCTGGCTCGACGACGCCCGCGATTTCTCCAGCTTTAATGCCGTTTTCCAGAAACACTTCATCGATCATCCGCCGGCACGCTCCACCGTCCAATCGCCGATGATGGTCGATGTCAAGGTAGAGATGGACGTCATTGCCTACAATCCGCTGGATTGA
- a CDS encoding LysR substrate-binding domain-containing protein has translation MKPLLKAIEATDREVKGSGADMSGSIRIAAPTTFGRLHILPTIPNLLAEYPHLRGDLVLSQLRRDMIDDRVDLVIRGVVEEPDAVARRVTNLSLVCVGSRQYLEKHGVPTLAGSNPRIDARTTRLSADFSARPSS, from the coding sequence ATGAAACCACTGCTCAAGGCGATCGAAGCTACTGATCGAGAAGTTAAGGGCAGCGGCGCCGACATGTCTGGGTCGATCCGCATTGCAGCCCCTACCACATTCGGTCGACTTCACATTCTGCCAACCATTCCGAATTTGCTGGCCGAATATCCTCATCTCCGGGGGGATCTGGTTTTATCGCAGCTTCGGCGGGACATGATCGATGATCGGGTCGATCTGGTGATAAGAGGAGTTGTCGAGGAGCCCGATGCCGTCGCCAGGCGCGTGACAAACCTTTCTCTGGTATGCGTAGGATCTCGCCAATACCTCGAAAAGCACGGCGTCCCGACCCTGGCTGGGTCGAACCCGAGAATCGACGCGCGGACCACTCGGCTCAGCGCCGATTTTTCCGCCAGGCCGTCCTCGTGA
- a CDS encoding putative bifunctional diguanylate cyclase/phosphodiesterase: protein MPITKTNISKWPVALSTALFVIVLVTLGALATNVITTMRRSADIRDDERASRAAQSAIRSLKDRVSMTLLDNAGSSDAYQVSQAGEFSRWAIEKWRGTSGAASIYDGAIVTTRSGATAMASYKGSTFDPSTRFRGTLQSQASAALKNEGKPLVEFVKTWDGVDILASTIIHPDGGTTISTPYAVLSLFRHVRDSDLGLLAEQYQLEGLRLYEEAPRNMLVVALRSASGLPVAYLGWNRLRPGTRVYQEVRNEVLAAGVILVVFLVVVVTAGGAESRRMARMARLARYEASHDGLSGLLNRNGLLADLDKALENGDDVTLHLLDLDGFKAVNDTWGHQIGDVLIQKVANTISQCHPQIVSAARLGGDEFALVQCDHGPSSNFCARVLSIFEKPFEIEGRTVEVGVSIGSARSVNVTDSFELLRRADLALYRAKHDGKGRAVGYRPELDRDREEMAVLENELKRAVVNGDIGVAYQPLVASGSGKLNGVEALARWQSPTGPISPEIFIPLAERSGLIDQLGMLILRQSVRAAADWPELGLSVNVSPVQMCNASFAHRVASLLKEENFEPTRLTLEITEGVLMSNPTHAQRAIDELKKIGVRFSLDDFGCGYASIGALRQFGFDSMKIDRSLVWAFDDGRGRDILKATIALAAALSIPVTAEGIENEGQADFLRDAGCDQLQGYMVGRPMSAEELSRFRTNANARPLSSPAAA from the coding sequence ATGCCAATAACGAAGACCAACATCTCGAAGTGGCCTGTTGCTCTCTCCACTGCCTTGTTTGTTATAGTACTTGTCACTCTGGGCGCTCTGGCAACAAATGTCATCACAACCATGCGCCGCTCTGCAGATATCCGTGATGACGAGCGTGCGTCTCGAGCAGCCCAGTCGGCAATCCGGTCTCTCAAAGACCGGGTTTCTATGACTCTTCTCGACAATGCCGGCTCGAGTGATGCTTACCAGGTTTCGCAAGCGGGGGAATTCTCTCGATGGGCCATTGAGAAATGGCGCGGAACGAGCGGAGCCGCATCTATCTACGATGGAGCGATCGTAACGACGCGCAGCGGTGCGACCGCTATGGCGAGCTACAAAGGCTCAACCTTCGATCCCTCGACTCGCTTCCGAGGTACTCTCCAGTCGCAAGCTTCGGCAGCTCTGAAGAATGAGGGAAAGCCGCTTGTCGAATTCGTCAAGACGTGGGATGGTGTTGATATCCTGGCATCGACAATCATACATCCAGACGGCGGCACGACAATTAGTACCCCTTATGCGGTTTTGTCGCTCTTCAGGCACGTGCGGGATTCTGACCTTGGCTTGCTTGCGGAGCAATATCAGCTTGAGGGCCTGCGTCTTTACGAGGAAGCACCTCGCAATATGCTCGTCGTCGCGCTGAGGAGTGCCTCAGGCCTACCCGTTGCTTACCTGGGATGGAATAGACTTCGACCGGGCACCCGAGTGTATCAGGAGGTCAGAAATGAAGTACTAGCCGCCGGCGTCATCTTGGTCGTTTTCCTTGTCGTGGTGGTAACTGCCGGAGGTGCAGAGTCCCGGCGGATGGCGAGAATGGCGCGGTTGGCTCGATATGAAGCGAGCCACGATGGTCTCAGCGGCCTTTTGAACAGAAACGGGCTTTTGGCGGATTTGGATAAAGCACTCGAAAACGGGGACGATGTTACACTTCATCTCCTGGATCTTGACGGCTTCAAGGCGGTCAACGACACCTGGGGTCATCAGATCGGCGACGTCCTTATCCAAAAAGTTGCTAACACAATTTCTCAGTGCCACCCGCAAATTGTCTCCGCGGCGCGATTGGGGGGCGATGAGTTTGCCCTTGTCCAGTGCGACCACGGTCCTTCATCGAATTTTTGCGCGCGGGTTCTGTCGATTTTCGAAAAGCCATTCGAAATCGAAGGTCGAACAGTAGAAGTTGGTGTTAGCATTGGCAGCGCGCGTTCGGTCAACGTCACCGACTCCTTCGAATTGCTTCGCCGTGCCGACTTAGCTCTTTATCGGGCAAAGCACGACGGCAAGGGAAGGGCCGTGGGGTATCGGCCGGAACTCGACCGCGACCGCGAAGAGATGGCCGTGCTTGAAAACGAGCTGAAACGTGCCGTTGTCAATGGCGATATCGGTGTTGCCTATCAGCCGCTTGTCGCCTCAGGGAGCGGTAAATTGAACGGTGTAGAAGCGCTCGCTCGATGGCAGAGCCCGACGGGTCCAATCAGCCCTGAAATATTCATCCCCTTGGCAGAGCGCTCTGGCCTGATTGATCAACTGGGCATGTTGATTTTACGTCAATCTGTAAGAGCGGCTGCCGACTGGCCGGAGCTTGGGCTGTCCGTCAATGTTTCTCCGGTGCAAATGTGCAATGCCTCGTTCGCACACCGGGTTGCAAGCCTCTTAAAGGAAGAGAACTTTGAACCCACTCGGCTGACCCTGGAGATTACCGAGGGTGTCCTAATGTCGAACCCAACCCACGCGCAAAGGGCTATCGATGAGCTTAAAAAGATTGGTGTCCGGTTTTCTCTCGATGATTTTGGCTGCGGTTATGCCAGTATCGGAGCGCTTAGACAATTTGGCTTTGACAGCATGAAAATCGATCGGTCTCTGGTTTGGGCATTCGACGATGGGCGTGGAAGAGACATATTGAAGGCGACGATCGCGCTCGCCGCGGCACTATCAATCCCCGTCACAGCAGAGGGGATTGAAAACGAAGGGCAGGCCGACTTTCTTCGAGATGCCGGGTGTGATCAGCTTCAGGGATATATGGTAGGGCGCCCGATGTCCGCGGAAGAGTTATCCCGTTTCAGAACGAACGCGAACGCGCGGCCTTTGAGCTCACCGGCCGCTGCCTGA
- a CDS encoding type II toxin-antitoxin system Phd/YefM family antitoxin: protein MSMTSLSSREVNHDVSKAKKAAQMGPVIITDRGKPSHVLMTYSEFERLTGKRRSLVDALSMPGLSVVDLDPPRAEIVTREVDLF, encoded by the coding sequence ATGAGTATGACGAGTTTGTCCAGCCGTGAGGTTAATCACGACGTTAGCAAGGCAAAGAAAGCTGCCCAGATGGGGCCCGTTATCATCACAGACCGTGGTAAGCCATCGCATGTGTTGATGACCTACAGCGAGTTCGAGCGTCTGACGGGAAAACGGCGGAGCCTCGTTGACGCGCTTTCAATGCCCGGTCTCTCGGTGGTCGACCTGGATCCGCCGAGGGCAGAAATCGTAACCCGCGAGGTCGACCTGTTTTGA
- a CDS encoding type II toxin-antitoxin system VapC family toxin — protein sequence MKYLLDTNVVSELRKAGDGKADVNVTRWLNSQHSSDLFISAITILEIERGILLLQRRDRSQAALLRTWMDRRVRPEFEGRILSIDDAIATRCAHLHIPDRRNEADALIASTALVHSLTVVTRNVQDFAGTGAIVVDPWLG from the coding sequence TTGAAATACCTGCTCGATACCAACGTCGTCTCCGAACTGCGTAAGGCCGGAGACGGCAAGGCAGATGTAAACGTTACGCGTTGGCTCAACTCGCAGCATTCGAGCGATCTGTTTATTTCTGCTATCACGATCCTCGAAATTGAGCGAGGGATATTGCTCCTTCAACGTCGCGATCGGTCTCAGGCGGCTCTCTTGCGGACATGGATGGACAGACGCGTCCGCCCTGAGTTCGAGGGCCGTATTCTCTCGATCGATGATGCGATTGCGACGCGTTGCGCTCATCTTCATATCCCAGATCGTCGAAACGAGGCTGACGCTTTGATCGCCTCGACTGCGCTGGTTCATAGCTTGACCGTCGTAACGCGTAACGTTCAAGATTTTGCCGGAACCGGCGCGATTGTCGTTGATCCGTGGCTGGGCTGA
- a CDS encoding helix-turn-helix domain-containing protein: protein MTVRIQRAHDFLSNTDKSIKEIAGLLGFNSAFHFSNQFKQSTDLSPSQFRHAVGNAQASRK from the coding sequence ATCACCGTCCGGATCCAGCGGGCTCACGACTTTCTCTCCAATACCGACAAATCGATCAAGGAGATCGCCGGGCTACTAGGCTTCAACTCAGCCTTCCATTTCTCCAATCAGTTCAAACAGTCAACAGATCTCTCCCCAAGCCAATTCAGGCATGCCGTGGGGAACGCTCAAGCTTCACGAAAGTGA
- a CDS encoding GFA family protein, with amino-acid sequence MTKAYTGGCACGAIRYETAGEPIFENHCQCGDCQKRSGTGHGSYLTFAQRADVAILGEAKSWRVAGESGNEKIHAFCPACGTPVYLTFAAMPELIVVHAASLDDPGRFNPQVVTYSVCGQVWDKIDPSLQAFERMPPS; translated from the coding sequence ATGACCAAAGCCTATACCGGCGGCTGCGCCTGTGGTGCAATCCGCTATGAAACGGCGGGCGAACCTATCTTCGAGAATCACTGCCAATGCGGCGATTGCCAGAAACGCAGCGGCACCGGGCATGGATCCTATCTGACGTTCGCGCAGCGCGCCGATGTGGCAATCTTGGGCGAGGCCAAAAGCTGGCGGGTTGCGGGCGAAAGCGGAAATGAAAAGATACACGCCTTCTGCCCGGCCTGCGGAACTCCAGTTTACCTGACATTTGCCGCGATGCCGGAACTGATAGTGGTACACGCTGCCAGTCTCGACGATCCAGGCAGGTTCAATCCGCAAGTCGTCACATATAGTGTCTGCGGCCAAGTGTGGGATAAGATAGATCCTTCGCTACAGGCATTTGAGCGAATGCCGCCCTCATAA
- a CDS encoding SRPBCC family protein, giving the protein MTRETTSFVYVTYILSTPEKVFEAITKPDVASRYWGHENISDWKIGSKWEHIRANDERSVELVGKIIEISPPTRLVMSWANASQATDPASHSRVTFEIVEYDDMVRLTVTHDDLIAGSGMANGISKGWPTVLSSLKSLLETGKGLDIFAKTKAA; this is encoded by the coding sequence ATGACCAGAGAGACGACCAGCTTTGTTTATGTAACCTATATTCTCTCGACGCCCGAAAAGGTGTTCGAGGCAATAACGAAACCGGATGTCGCAAGCCGTTACTGGGGCCACGAGAATATTTCCGACTGGAAGATCGGATCGAAGTGGGAACACATTCGTGCCAATGATGAACGCTCCGTCGAACTTGTCGGCAAGATCATCGAGATCTCTCCGCCGACCCGTCTAGTTATGTCCTGGGCGAATGCTTCGCAGGCTACCGATCCGGCCAGTCACAGCCGTGTGACCTTCGAGATAGTAGAGTATGACGATATGGTCAGGTTGACTGTCACCCATGACGACCTAATTGCGGGCAGCGGCATGGCGAACGGCATCAGCAAAGGCTGGCCAACCGTCCTCTCCAGCCTGAAATCCCTTCTCGAAACCGGCAAGGGTCTGGACATCTTCGCCAAGACAAAGGCGGCCTGA
- a CDS encoding ArsR/SmtB family transcription factor — MHADKVFKALGDPTRRKLLDLLCERNGQTLSALCETLDMARQSATQHLGILEDANLVSTVKRGRERLHFINPVPLHEVYERWVQKFERQRLSLLHDLKKELEGE; from the coding sequence ATGCACGCTGACAAAGTTTTCAAAGCGCTGGGCGACCCGACACGCAGAAAGCTGCTCGACCTTCTCTGCGAGAGGAACGGGCAGACGCTCAGCGCGCTCTGCGAAACCCTGGACATGGCCCGGCAATCCGCCACGCAGCACCTCGGTATATTGGAGGATGCTAATCTGGTGAGCACGGTCAAGCGTGGGCGCGAAAGGCTGCATTTTATCAATCCAGTGCCGCTGCACGAAGTCTACGAGCGGTGGGTGCAGAAATTCGAACGCCAGCGGCTCAGCCTGCTGCACGACTTGAAGAAAGAACTGGAAGGAGAGTAG